The genomic stretch GGTGAAGTGGGCGACGTCTGGCAGCGAGGGGCTGATGGAGATTGGGCCGCGGGTGGTGCGGATGATGGGGGATGCGGTGGAGAAGGCGGAGGCGAAGGGGACGGAGGAGGCGAGGCTGGAAGCGTATCAGAAGCTGTCGCAGATGATATCGTGGCTGAAGTACCCGCTGGATAACCCCAAGGGTAGGCAGGGCCGTGCCTGAGGCGCCGGACCTGGAGGTTATCAAGGAGTATCTAAACCGCAAGGTGGCGGGACAGTCGGTATCGTCGGTGAGGGTGGTGAAGCCGACGGTGGTGCGGTCACTGGCGGGGGACTTGGGGTCGGAGGTGGTGGGGAGGAGGGTTGAGGGGTTCGAGAGGCGGGGGAAGTTTTTGCTGGCGGGGCTGTCGGGGGACAGGACGCTGGCGATAAACCCTATGCTGACGGGGGCGCTGCAATATTGCGAGGCGAAGGAAAAGGTGATGAAGCGGACGTGTGTAGCGCTAGGACTTTCGGGAGGGCGGGAGCTTCGGTACCTGGACGAGAAGCAGATGGGAATGGTGTATTACGTCGACGGCAAGGGGCTGGAGGAGATAAACCGGCTGGAGGGACAGGGGCCGGACGTGCTGTCGCCGGGGAGCTTTGAGGAGTTTAAGGCCCGGATAAAGCCCTTCTATGGCGAGATCAAAGGGGCGCTGACCAACGGGCGGGTGCTGGCGGGGGTAGGGAACGCATACGCCGACGAGATACTTTTTGTGGCGGGGGTGTACCCGTTTAAGAAGACGAGGTCGCTTTCGGAGGAGGAGCTGAGGCGGATTTACGAGAAGTCGAGGGAGGTGGTGGAGGAGGCGATAGGGGTGCTGAGGGAGAGGGTGGGGGATGACATTCATGTGAAGGTACGGGACTTCTTAAAGGTGCATAACAAGGGTGGGAAGGCGTGCCCCAGGTGCGGAGGGTCGATAACGGAGGTGAGGGCGAACCAGCGGATAACGAGCTACTGCCGCCGGTGTCAGCCGGGGATGCTAATACGA from SAR202 cluster bacterium encodes the following:
- a CDS encoding Fpg/Nei family DNA glycosylase; this translates as MPEAPDLEVIKEYLNRKVAGQSVSSVRVVKPTVVRSLAGDLGSEVVGRRVEGFERRGKFLLAGLSGDRTLAINPMLTGALQYCEAKEKVMKRTCVALGLSGGRELRYLDEKQMGMVYYVDGKGLEEINRLEGQGPDVLSPGSFEEFKARIKPFYGEIKGALTNGRVLAGVGNAYADEILFVAGVYPFKKTRSLSEEELRRIYEKSREVVEEAIGVLRERVGDDIHVKVRDFLKVHNKGGKACPRCGGSITEVRANQRITSYCRRCQPGMLIRN